One segment of Bacillus alkalisoli DNA contains the following:
- a CDS encoding DNA translocase FtsK, which translates to MSKRKRRQKKNQSEWKRTVSFEVIGLLILAFSIIAIAKLGMVGNTIVLFFRFFSGEWYMLLLLGMVILSGYIIWKRDLPPFFTRQLVGTYIIVLSILLLTHVSLFNLLSRGDDFVNPSVIINTWELFWFDVRGETSTSDLGGGMIGAILFSIFHLLFDAKGTRWIATIFIVIGVILVTGRSLNDTVIKVLSALFSFVKVQWIAFMEDMKTWKDESKKKKKQKDSETRKEKEKQKEKEKNQSEVIENPVQIVELDETPPPIISSFTDRAESKEQTEVNVVAAEEKINAPQEDIIQTPMAFTEVENKDYALPSFDLLNDPKPNTQSTEHENIYENARKLEKTFASFGVKAKVTKVHLGPAVTKYEVYPDVGVKVSKIVNLSDDLALALAAKDIRIEAPIPGKSAIGIEVPNNEVAMVSLREVLDTKIADKPEAKLLIGLGRDISGEAVLAELNKMPHLLVAGATGSGKSVCINGIITSILMRAKPHEVKMMMIDPKMVELNVYNGVPHLLAPVVTNPKKAAQALKKVVSEMERRYELFSHTGTRNIEGYNDYIKRHNTDADSIQPSLPYIVVIVDELADLMMVASSEVEDCITRLAQMARAAGIHLIIATQRPSVDVITGVIKANIPSRIAFSVSSQTDSRTILDMGGAEKLLGRGDMLFLPVGASKPVRVQGAFLSDEEVERIVEFVIDQQKAQYQEEMIPQDVSEEMEEVEDDLYDEAVQLIMEMQTASVSMLQRRFRIGYTRAARLIDAMEARGVVGPYEGSKPRAVLINMKNEDVGS; encoded by the coding sequence ATGTCAAAAAGAAAAAGAAGACAAAAGAAAAACCAAAGTGAATGGAAACGAACCGTTTCGTTTGAAGTAATCGGTTTATTAATATTAGCGTTCTCGATTATTGCAATTGCAAAACTTGGGATGGTTGGGAATACAATTGTACTCTTTTTCCGTTTTTTTAGTGGCGAATGGTACATGCTTTTATTACTTGGGATGGTCATTTTATCAGGATATATCATTTGGAAGAGGGACCTACCTCCTTTTTTTACTCGTCAATTAGTTGGTACATATATTATTGTGTTATCTATATTACTATTAACACACGTTTCCTTATTTAATTTACTTTCTAGAGGGGATGACTTTGTTAATCCTTCCGTTATTATTAATACTTGGGAATTATTTTGGTTCGATGTAAGAGGTGAAACAAGTACATCAGATTTAGGCGGGGGAATGATAGGCGCTATTCTATTTTCTATTTTCCACTTATTATTTGATGCAAAAGGAACTCGTTGGATTGCAACTATCTTTATTGTTATTGGTGTTATTTTAGTTACTGGTAGATCGTTGAATGATACAGTAATTAAAGTATTAAGTGCTCTGTTTAGCTTTGTCAAAGTTCAATGGATTGCTTTTATGGAAGATATGAAAACGTGGAAAGATGAAAGTAAAAAGAAAAAGAAACAAAAAGATTCCGAAACAAGAAAAGAAAAAGAGAAACAAAAAGAGAAAGAAAAAAATCAATCAGAAGTGATAGAGAATCCGGTTCAAATTGTTGAATTGGATGAGACACCACCACCTATTATTTCTTCTTTTACAGATAGAGCAGAAAGTAAGGAACAAACGGAAGTGAATGTGGTTGCAGCTGAAGAAAAAATCAATGCACCACAAGAAGATATTATTCAGACTCCTATGGCTTTTACAGAAGTTGAAAATAAAGACTATGCACTTCCATCTTTTGATTTATTAAATGATCCAAAACCGAATACGCAATCAACAGAGCATGAAAACATTTACGAAAATGCTCGTAAGTTAGAAAAAACATTTGCAAGTTTTGGAGTGAAAGCAAAAGTAACAAAGGTTCATCTAGGGCCGGCAGTTACAAAATATGAAGTGTATCCAGACGTTGGTGTAAAGGTTAGTAAAATAGTGAATTTAAGTGATGACTTAGCTTTAGCTTTAGCTGCCAAAGATATACGTATAGAAGCACCTATACCAGGAAAATCTGCAATCGGAATTGAAGTTCCAAATAATGAAGTTGCCATGGTTTCGTTAAGAGAAGTATTGGATACAAAAATTGCAGACAAGCCAGAGGCAAAATTACTTATTGGATTGGGACGAGATATTTCAGGAGAAGCAGTTTTAGCTGAGTTAAATAAAATGCCTCATTTACTTGTTGCTGGTGCGACAGGAAGTGGAAAAAGTGTTTGTATTAACGGTATTATTACGAGTATTTTAATGCGAGCGAAACCTCATGAAGTTAAAATGATGATGATTGACCCTAAAATGGTAGAGTTAAATGTTTATAATGGTGTTCCACATTTGCTTGCACCAGTAGTTACAAACCCTAAAAAAGCTGCTCAGGCTCTTAAGAAAGTGGTAAGTGAAATGGAAAGAAGGTATGAGTTGTTTTCTCATACTGGGACTAGAAATATTGAGGGGTACAATGATTATATAAAACGACATAATACAGATGCGGATTCTATTCAACCTTCTTTACCATATATTGTCGTAATCGTAGATGAGCTTGCAGACCTTATGATGGTTGCATCAAGCGAAGTAGAGGATTGTATCACTAGACTTGCGCAAATGGCACGTGCAGCAGGTATTCACTTAATTATTGCAACACAAAGACCATCTGTTGATGTTATTACCGGTGTCATTAAAGCTAATATTCCTTCACGTATTGCTTTTAGTGTTTCTTCCCAAACAGATTCACGAACTATTTTAGATATGGGTGGAGCAGAAAAGTTACTTGGACGTGGAGATATGTTGTTTTTACCAGTAGGAGCTTCAAAGCCAGTTCGAGTGCAAGGTGCATTTTTATCGGATGAAGAAGTCGAACGAATCGTCGAATTTGTTATTGATCAACAAAAAGCACAATACCAAGAGGAAATGATTCCACAAGATGTATCAGAAGAAATGGAAGAAGTGGAAGATGATCTTTACGATGAAGCAGTACAATTAATTATGGAAATGCAAACAGCATCTGTTTCAATGTTGCAACGTAGATTCAGAATTGGCTATACAAGGGCTGCTCGATTAATTGATGCGATGGAAGCTCGCGGTGTTGTAGGTCCATATGAAGGAAGTAAACCAAGAGCGGTATTAATAAATATGAAAAATGAAGATGTTGGTTCTTGA
- a CDS encoding GntR family transcriptional regulator: MTIRADSRHLYLLVVDRLKKDIENEVFKEKEKLPSEFELSRQLGVSRATLREALRVLEEDGIVVRRHGVGTFVNPKPVFSSGIEQLNSVTEMINQAGMIPGTVHLTSSVKSATEEDQRKFHGLSFDEVHQFERVRTANGQPVVFCIDKIPTTIVKEYQLNKNESLLNLLENEAGRYVSYAVTHIEPIGYHEKISPILECEPESALLVLKQMHYDQFDEPILYSINYFRADKFSFHVLRKRL, encoded by the coding sequence ATGACTATTAGAGCAGATAGTAGACATTTGTATTTGTTAGTGGTAGATAGATTAAAAAAAGACATTGAAAACGAAGTATTTAAAGAGAAAGAAAAATTGCCTTCAGAATTTGAATTATCACGTCAGCTCGGTGTAAGTAGAGCGACGTTACGAGAAGCACTCAGAGTGTTAGAGGAAGATGGAATTGTTGTACGTAGGCATGGTGTGGGAACGTTTGTTAATCCTAAACCAGTCTTTTCTTCTGGTATAGAACAATTAAATAGTGTGACGGAAATGATTAATCAAGCTGGAATGATTCCTGGAACCGTTCATTTAACTTCTTCCGTTAAAAGTGCTACCGAAGAAGATCAACGGAAGTTCCATGGTTTATCATTTGATGAAGTTCATCAATTTGAACGTGTTCGAACAGCAAACGGTCAACCAGTAGTGTTCTGTATTGACAAAATTCCGACGACAATCGTAAAAGAATATCAATTGAATAAAAATGAGTCCTTACTAAATTTATTAGAAAATGAAGCTGGTAGATATGTATCATATGCTGTAACTCATATTGAACCAATAGGTTATCACGAGAAAATTTCTCCTATTTTAGAGTGTGAGCCAGAATCAGCTTTACTTGTTTTGAAACAAATGCATTATGACCAATTTGATGAACCAATTTTATATTCAATTAATTACTTCAGAGCTGATAAATTTAGCTTTCATGTATTAAGAAAACGATTATAA